The genomic stretch CCAGGACATCGTGGCCGCCGTAATTCCGCAGGAGAAACAGGATGCCGTCTTCGCCAACCTCGTTCGCAGCCAGGACTGGCAACAGTGGAAGGCGCTGGTGGACCTCCTCGCCGAGAAGGGATTCGCCACCGAGGACACCGAAATCGCCCGGTTACTCCGTTACCGGGCCCGCAAGGACGACGTCAGCCTCGCCGCCATCAAGAACAACCTCGTGCCTGCCATCCGTCGCTTTCACCGCGCCGGCAGCACCCTCGGGAAGAACATCCTGGAGGAGCTGCGCCAGGGCCGCGTGGTGATCGTCGATGTGTCGTTCCTCACGGGGGAGGACAGCCTCGCCGTCACCGGCATGCTCCTGTGGCGGATCTTCCAGCACAATCTCCGGCACCTCACCGACGTGGCCCAACGCACGGTCCGATGCGTCGCCATCCTTGAGGAAGCCCAGACCCTGCTCGGCGACCGCCGACTCGATGACCGGGACGTCTTCGTCCGGTGGGTGAAGGAGGGCCGCAAGTACGGCCTGGGCTGCGTTCTCATCACCCAGCAGCCCAGCTCGATATCCAGCCAGATCATCAGCCAGGGCGACAACTTCTTCGTCTTCCATCTCCTCAACGACGGGGACCTCCAGACCCTCAAGAAGCACAACGCCTACTTCACCGACGAGATACTCGGGTTCATCCGGGCCGAACCCATCGCCGGCAACTGCTACTTCTGGAGCGCCCCCAGCCAGCCCTTCGTCCTGTCGGCCCGGGTCTGCGATTTCGAAAGCATCTGTCAGTCCACCACCGCGCCCACGGCACCGGAACAGGAACCCGAACCGGCCCGAACGGAGGCTCGACTGGACCCGGGGAAACTCGCTGCCCTGACCGCCCGGGCCGTCCAGTCCGCGCTCGCCGTGAACCCGCGCCTCTGGCTCTACCCCGTCGGAAAGCTGCTCGATCAAGCGGGCGACGGATGGGTGGCGTTCAGCCGGGACTACCTCCACGACATCGTCGCCGCCACGGTGGCCGACGAGGCGCAGCTCCGGCACTCGCCCGAGGGCCCGGACTGGATCCAGGCGAAGCTTCCGGTCGAGATCGAGACGGTGTTGAAGCGCCACAACGTCCGCAGCGGCTACGCGGCGCTGGCGGGAGTCGTCCGACCCGTCTGGGCCCTGCCCCTCGCCGAATTCGAACTTCAGGCCGGCAAGACCCTCCAGCCCCGGCCCGCCGATGTCACCGCCGGCATCTGAGCCGTAGCCAAGGATTGGGGTCCACTTCAACTTCCGCACTTCAGGTGCCTCAAAGCACGTCATTCAGCAGGGTTGCCTTAATGAACCGCGCGGGATTGTCGCGATCATGCATCAATGCGGCGAAGTGGGCTTCGCCGCACTTGATCTTGCCGCTTTCACGGTCGCGCAGGTCGTCGGTAAACAGGCTGCTCTTGGTTTCCACCACGAAGAAGAGGCGCTCTGAACCGTTCTTCTCGACCAGGACAGCCCAGTCAGGGTTGTAGGTGCCCAGCGGGGTCGGGACTTTGAACCATGCAGGGAGCTTGGCGTAAACTTTGATGGCCTCGTTCTTCTCCATCTGCTCGGCGAAGGTGCGCTCGGTGTCGGACTGGTAAATGACCTGTTCGTGGACGGCCTTCGAGGCGTCGATCATGGACCTCAGGTAGCCGGTCAGCTCCTTCTGCTCGAAGAGTTCCTGCGCGTAGTAGAACTCGCCGCCAAGCCGTTGGTACTTGATGCCGTCGACCAATGCCAAGCGCTTGGCACGGTTGATCGCCTCGCTCGCCAACTCAACGAACTGCTGGGGGTTGCGCTTGAAATCATCCAAACGACCACTCGTGGTCAGGATTCGAGCGATGCTGCGACGCGTGAGCTGCGTGCGGTCTTGCAGCTCCGTCAGGACGTCCGGCAGCTCAATGTCACCCTCCTCGATGTTCACAGGAGCCGAGGTCGTCGTTTCGGTGGCTTCCACACCGGCACGGCCGATGGCCACGTCCGCCTTGCGCCAGTGGAGGCGTGTCCGGGTGATGGGTGGGGCCTCTTGAATGGCCTGGGTGCAGCTGCTCAGCAGGGCCGCGTTATCGAAGCGCACCCGGTAGGTGGTCTGGTGCTTGATCCGGTCCCA from Verrucomicrobiia bacterium encodes the following:
- a CDS encoding ATP-binding protein, giving the protein MNKKTADLYAPVPAVGMLKGFSPLPHQLEVDVVVPHQEGGMPGFGEFLLVELGDTEALVGRVSRYHAAGQLTTERGDAYLSDIAKTEDGIPPAMMRRVLRYTLKVQLLGHLESGGLQNGFSFTVGQRAFATLGKKVRVPSDAALAYLCNVGLEDDPTAVKLGHLVYGQRELPDVPVRFSVARLKGRRSFVFARAGYGKSNLIKYLMAQLYSAPPDVGLLIFDPEGEYALPDAHGRPGMVNVPGLRHRISLYTQRHVDPQFANVVKGTTFLDFRDFPPQDIVAAVIPQEKQDAVFANLVRSQDWQQWKALVDLLAEKGFATEDTEIARLLRYRARKDDVSLAAIKNNLVPAIRRFHRAGSTLGKNILEELRQGRVVIVDVSFLTGEDSLAVTGMLLWRIFQHNLRHLTDVAQRTVRCVAILEEAQTLLGDRRLDDRDVFVRWVKEGRKYGLGCVLITQQPSSISSQIISQGDNFFVFHLLNDGDLQTLKKHNAYFTDEILGFIRAEPIAGNCYFWSAPSQPFVLSARVCDFESICQSTTAPTAPEQEPEPARTEARLDPGKLAALTARAVQSALAVNPRLWLYPVGKLLDQAGDGWVAFSRDYLHDIVAATVADEAQLRHSPEGPDWIQAKLPVEIETVLKRHNVRSGYAALAGVVRPVWALPLAEFELQAGKTLQPRPADVTAGI
- a CDS encoding restriction endonuclease subunit R; this translates as FEEVDVTTDAALVHDGYFSVDRKKVGSKTVEVARDTRGDTKADDDTYSLIMRDKEKLLSFDTKLKFIFSHSALREGWDNPNVFQICALREMGTERERRQTIGRGLRLCVNQAGERMRGFEVNTLTVVATESYEQFAENLQKEIEDDTGIRFGIVAEHQFAGIAVPGPDGKSTPLGFDQSKELWTHLRAGGYLDAKGKVQEALKKALKDGTLAVPTQFTEQLPQIREILRKLAGRLEIKNADERKQVMTRRAVLQSEEFKALWDRIKHQTTYRVRFDNAALLSSCTQAIQEAPPITRTRLHWRKADVAIGRAGVEATETTTSAPVNIEEGDIELPDVLTELQDRTQLTRRSIARILTTSGRLDDFKRNPQQFVELASEAINRAKRLALVDGIKYQRLGGEFYYAQELFEQKELTGYLRSMIDASKAVHEQVIYQSDTERTFAEQMEKNEAIKVYAKLPAWFKVPTPLGTYNPDWAVLVEKNGSERLFFVVETKSSLFTDDLRDRESGKIKCGEAHFAALMHDRDNPARFIKATLLNDVL